From the genome of Primulina eburnea isolate SZY01 chromosome 12, ASM2296580v1, whole genome shotgun sequence, one region includes:
- the LOC140807520 gene encoding probable transcriptional regulator SLK2, whose amino-acid sequence MMPSRMTRGLAQSSSSSGIFFQGDGQSQVAVNSQLSSKIVNSSNSLHVQTSANLGPVSGDMSSTILNGVASSIPSVGASSLVTDANSGLPGVPHLQRSASINTESHMRLPASPMSFSSNNISISVSSVMDASSMAQQSSNQDLGSQQCQKFQQHQGASIFTSADPRMPNSFTQDPAAISPQQKKPRLDMKQEDSIQQQMLQQLLQGQDIMQLQNPNPQLQALIQQQKLRQQQQQLLQNMPPMQRAQLLQQQQQLQLRQQFQQQGMPPTSRIKRPYDGGVCSRRLMQYLYHQRQRPADNTIAYWRKFVAEYYSPRAKKRWCLSLYDNVGNHSLGVFPQAAMDAWLCDICGSKSGKGFEATFEVFPRLNEIKFGSGVIDELLFLDLPRECRFPSGVMMLEYGKAVQESVFEQLRVVREGQLRIMFTPDLKILSWEFCARRHEELLPRKLVAPQVNQLLQVAQKCQSTISESGSSGVSQSDIQANSAMVVTARLQLARSLELQSLNDLGFSKRYVRCLQIAEVVNSMKDLMDFCSEKKIGPTEGLKNIPRHIKPTDVQVQKVQAMQQMRSIQGPTADANMFNKLAINPTLGSQMNNTTQCTVVGQEAFSSSAQATSALSNYQTLLTRQNSTNSNHNTVQLESSSPFSTASQPPSSMIPSSSSVLPRALQIPPVGGFSSCHLPQQQQVHQHSSGGNVLQQHMIQQLLQNMSNKNSGGAVPQQSLSLHNNSGGNRDGREFRNSNSPAAVSGPGNVVGQQPPSRSNSFKATANGESPAPTSTFGFSQKPSDLPQNLHLSYELVNDIAHEYMGNGFFNNDFDDNVNFSWKP is encoded by the exons ATGATGCCTTCCCGGATGACTAGAGGATTGGCACAATCATCATCGAGCTCGGGAATATTTTTCCAAGGAGATGGCCAGTCCCAGGTTGCAGTAAATTCTCAGCTGAGTTCAAAAATTGTGAACTCGTCTAATTCATTACATGTACAAACAAGTGCCAACTTGGGTCCTGTTTCTGGGGATATGAGCAGCACAATTTTGAATGGTGTGGCAAGCTCCATACCCAGTGTTGGTGCCAGCTCTCTGGTCACTGATGCCAACTCAGGTCTTCCGGGAGTTCCTCATCTGCAGAGAAGTGCGAGTATCAATACAGAATCTCATATGCGCTTGCCGGCATCACCCATGTCTTTTTCATCCAATAACATTAGCATTTCAGTGTCATCTGTTATGGATGCATCCTCTATGGCGCAGCAAAGCTCCAATCAAGACCTGGGCTCTCAACAATGCCAAAAATTTCAGCAGCATCAAGGAGCTTCAATTTTCACATCTGCTGATCCAAGGATGCCTAATTCGTTCACTCAGGATCCTGCTGCAATATCTCCACAACAGAAGAAACCTCGCTTGGACATGAAGCAGGAAGATAGTATACAACAGCAGATGCTGCAACAGCTATTGCAGGGTCAGGATATCATGCAGTTACAGAATCCAAATCCTCAGTTGCAAGCTTTGATCCAGCAGCAGAAACTAAGGCAACAACAGCAACAGCTTCTACAGAATATGCCACCAATGCAGCGGGCTCAATTACTGCAGCAACAACAGCAGTTGCAGTTAAGACAGCAGTTTCAACAGCAAGGAATGCCACCTACATCTCGAATAAAGCGCCCCTATGATGGTGGTGTTTGCTCACGCCGGCTTATGCAATACCTGTACCATCAGAGACAGAGGCCTGCT GACAATACTATTGCATATTGGAGAAAATTTGTGGCTGAGTATTACTCTCCGCGTGCAAAGAAGAGATGGTGCTTGTCTTTATATGATAATGTTGGAAATCATTCACTTGGGGTATTTCCTCAGGCAGCAATG GATGCATGGTTGTGTGACATTTGTGGCTCAAAATCTGGAAAGGGATTTG AGGCAACTTTTGAAGTGTTCCCTAGACTTAATGAAATCAAATTTGGCAGTGGTGTTATTGACGAGCTTCTATTTTTGGACTTGCCTCGGGAGTGTAGATTCCCGTCAGGTGTGATGATGCTGGAGTATGGAAAGGCGGTTCAAGAAAGTGTGTTCGAGCAACTCCGCGTGGTTCGTGAGGGTCAGCTCCGTATCATGTTCACTCCTGATTTAAAG ATATTATCTTGGGAATTTTGTGCACGGCGTCATGAAGAACTTCTTCCTCGTAAATTGGTTGCACCACAG GTGAATCAATTGTTGCAGGTCGCGCAGAAATGTCAAAGTACTATATCTGAGAGTGGATCAAGTGGAGTTTCTCAGTCAGATATTCAAGCAAACAGTGCCAT GGTTGTCACAGCTAGACTTCAGCTTGCTAGAAGCTTGGAGTTGCAGTCGCTGAATGACTTGGGATTTTCCAAAAGATATGTGCGGTGCCTGCAG ATTGCTGAGGTAGTCAACAGCATGAAAGACCTGATGGATTTCTGCAGTGAAAAAAAAATCGGGCCTACTG AGGGGTTGAAAAACATACCAAGACATATCAAACCAACCGACGTCCAGGTGCAAAAGGTACAAGCAATGCAGCAGATGAGAAGTATTCAAGGTCCGACGGCTGATGCCAACATGTTCAATAAGTTAGCAATTAATCCCACTCTCGGTAGccaaatgaacaatactacccaATGTACAGTAGTTGGACAAGAAGCTTTCAGCAGCTCAGCACAGGCTACTTCTGCATTGAGCAACTACCAGACTTTACTTACGAGACAGAACTCAACTAACTCAAACCATAATACTGTTCAGCTGGAGTCATCTTCTCCTTTTAGTACTGCCAGCCAACCTCCATCTTCAATGATCCCCTCATCTTCGAGTGTTCTGCCCAGAGCCTTGCAGATTCCACCAGTCGGTGGCTTTTCGAGTTGCCATTTACCACAGCAACAGCAAGTACACCAGCATTCATCAGGCGGGAATGTCTTGCAACAGCATATGATTCAGCAATTACTGCAAAATATGAGCAACAAGAATAGTGGGGGAGCCGTTCCACAGCAGTCCCTTTCTCTTCATAATAATTCAGGTGGGAATCGGGACGGGCGTGAGTTCAGGAATAGCAACTCACCTGCAGCAGTGAGTGGGCCAGGGAATGTTGTTGGCCAGCAGCCACCAAGCAGAAGCAACAGTTTCAAAGCTACTGCAAATGGTGAGTCTCCAGCACCCACTAGCACTTTTGGATTCAGCCAAAAACCATCAGATTTGCCACAGAATCTTCATCTGTCGTATGAGTTGGTCAATGATATTGCCCATGAGTACATGGGAAATGGGTTTTTTAATAATGATTTCGATGACAACGTGAATTTCAGCTGGAAACCGTGA